From the genome of Streptomyces sp. NBC_01260, one region includes:
- the recA gene encoding recombinase RecA: protein MAGNDREKALDAALAQIERQFGKGAVMRLGERPNEPIEVIPTGSTALDVALGVGGLPRGRVVEVYGPESSGKTTLTLHAVANAQKLGGTVAFIDAEHALDPEYAKKLGVDIDNLILSQPDNGEQALEIVDMLIRSGALDLIVIDSVAALVPRAEIEGEMGDSHVGLQARLMSQALRKITSALNQSKTTAIFINQLREKIGVMFGSPETTTGGRALKFYASVRLDIRRIETLKDGTDAVGNRTRVKVVKNKVAPPFKQAEFDILYGQGISREGGLIDMGVDNGFVRKAGAWYTYEGDQLGQGKENARNFLKDNPDLANEIEKKILEKLGVGVRPDAAPAEPGADAAGTAAAPADGAAKPVSAAAGKAKPAKTAAAKS from the coding sequence ATGGCAGGAAACGACCGCGAGAAGGCGCTGGACGCCGCACTCGCACAGATTGAACGGCAATTCGGCAAGGGCGCGGTGATGCGCCTCGGTGAGCGGCCGAACGAGCCCATCGAAGTGATCCCCACCGGTTCGACGGCGCTCGACGTCGCGCTCGGCGTCGGCGGCCTGCCGCGCGGCCGTGTGGTGGAGGTGTACGGACCGGAGTCCTCCGGTAAGACGACGCTGACGCTGCACGCCGTGGCGAACGCGCAGAAGCTCGGCGGCACGGTGGCCTTCATCGATGCCGAACACGCCCTCGACCCCGAGTACGCGAAGAAGCTCGGTGTCGACATCGACAACCTCATCCTGTCCCAGCCGGACAACGGTGAGCAGGCTCTCGAGATCGTGGACATGCTGATCCGCTCGGGCGCCCTCGACCTGATCGTCATCGACTCCGTCGCGGCCCTGGTGCCCCGTGCGGAGATCGAGGGCGAGATGGGTGACTCGCACGTGGGTCTGCAGGCCCGTCTGATGAGCCAGGCGCTCCGGAAGATCACCAGCGCGCTCAACCAGTCCAAGACCACCGCGATCTTCATCAACCAGCTTCGCGAGAAGATCGGTGTGATGTTCGGCTCGCCGGAGACCACCACCGGTGGCCGCGCGCTCAAGTTCTACGCCTCGGTGCGCCTCGACATCCGACGGATCGAGACGCTCAAGGACGGCACCGACGCCGTCGGTAACCGCACCCGCGTCAAGGTTGTCAAGAACAAGGTCGCGCCGCCGTTCAAGCAGGCCGAGTTCGACATCCTCTACGGCCAGGGCATCAGCCGCGAGGGCGGTCTGATCGACATGGGCGTGGACAACGGCTTCGTACGCAAGGCCGGTGCCTGGTACACGTACGAGGGCGACCAGCTCGGCCAGGGCAAGGAGAACGCCCGCAACTTCCTCAAGGACAACCCCGATCTCGCCAACGAGATCGAGAAGAAGATCCTGGAGAAGCTGGGCGTCGGTGTGCGGCCCGACGCGGCGCCCGCCGAGCCCGGAGCGGACGCGGCCGGAACTGCCGCGGCTCCGGCCGACGGTGCGGCGAAGCCGGTGTCCGCTGCGGCCGGCAAGGCCAAGCCGGCCAAGACGGCGGCGGCCAAGAGCTAG
- a CDS encoding AI-2E family transporter, which produces MPAWLPRAMVLALALYACFRLGSWAFDQLIGLLINVLIAFFLALAIEPAVSRMSASGMRRGLATFLVFLAVAIASAGFVVLLGSMLAGQIVDMVEDFPKYLDSVINWVNQSFHTELSRVEVQDSLLHSDWLQKYVQNSATGVLDVSTTVLGGLFRLLTIFLFSFYFAADGPRLRRGLCSVLPPSRQAEVLRAWEIAVAKTGGYLYSRGLMALISGIAHYILLAALGVPYAPALAVWVGLVSQFIPTIGTYLAGALPMLIAFTVDPWYALWVLGFVVVYQQFENYVLQPKLTSRTVDIHPAVAFGSVIAGTALMGAVGALIAIPAVATLQAFLGAYVKRYDVTDDPRVQGQHPWQRGEPLSMRLRRLWHAPEGDGGQGSDEVPQGRQPRP; this is translated from the coding sequence ATGCCCGCCTGGCTGCCGCGTGCGATGGTGCTGGCCCTTGCGCTCTACGCCTGTTTCCGGCTCGGGAGCTGGGCGTTCGACCAGCTCATCGGGCTGTTGATCAATGTGCTGATCGCCTTCTTCCTGGCGCTCGCCATCGAGCCCGCGGTGAGCCGTATGTCGGCCTCCGGTATGCGCCGGGGCCTCGCCACCTTCCTGGTTTTCCTCGCCGTGGCGATCGCCAGTGCGGGCTTCGTCGTACTGCTCGGCTCGATGCTCGCGGGCCAGATCGTCGACATGGTGGAGGACTTCCCGAAGTATCTCGACTCGGTGATCAACTGGGTCAACCAGAGCTTCCACACGGAGCTCTCCCGGGTCGAGGTGCAGGACAGCCTGCTGCACTCCGACTGGTTGCAGAAGTACGTCCAGAACAGTGCGACCGGTGTGCTCGACGTGTCGACCACCGTTCTCGGTGGCCTGTTCCGGCTGCTGACGATCTTCCTGTTCTCCTTCTACTTCGCTGCCGACGGGCCCAGGCTGCGCCGCGGGCTGTGTTCCGTTCTCCCGCCCTCCCGCCAGGCCGAGGTGCTGCGGGCCTGGGAGATCGCGGTCGCCAAGACCGGCGGCTACCTCTACTCGCGCGGCCTGATGGCGCTCATCTCCGGGATCGCGCACTACATCCTGCTGGCGGCTCTCGGGGTGCCGTACGCGCCGGCGCTCGCGGTCTGGGTCGGGCTCGTGTCGCAGTTCATCCCCACGATCGGCACCTATCTGGCGGGCGCCCTGCCGATGCTGATCGCCTTCACCGTCGACCCCTGGTACGCCCTCTGGGTCCTCGGGTTCGTCGTGGTGTACCAGCAGTTCGAGAACTATGTGCTGCAACCCAAGCTGACCTCCAGGACCGTGGACATCCACCCGGCGGTCGCCTTCGGCTCGGTGATCGCGGGTACGGCACTGATGGGCGCCGTCGGCGCGCTGATCGCCATCCCCGCCGTGGCCACGCTGCAGGCCTTCCTCGGTGCCTATGTGAAGCGGTACGACGTCACGGACGACCCGCGGGTGCAGGGCCAGCACCCGTGGCAGCGCGGCGAACCGCTGTCGATGCGGCTGCGCCGGCTCTGGCATGCCCCGGAGGGCGATGGCGGGCAGGGGTCGGACGAGGTGCCGCAGGGACGGCAGCCCCGCCCCTGA
- a CDS encoding DUF6197 family protein codes for MPTTALTPDEFDIRAARLHDTDAWRQIVTGWDLTAPEPVPPAPAVPEPDDPSRSTYPLRPSRPSQGDLAGWRDLLSVPVDQLIADTVRALPATAPRERPLPGRLGAVLPDRLHSWRRIGQPDVRPSTHLAHARQILTEWGWQNTPYRLRNARGARCVCGAMLTAHRLGYGSPATVDRAGAWLITELRSQGWTGLIGPWNRCPGRTAADALALIDATVNRAARAGQ; via the coding sequence ATGCCGACCACCGCCCTCACCCCTGACGAGTTCGACATCCGGGCCGCTCGTCTCCACGACACGGATGCGTGGCGGCAGATCGTCACGGGCTGGGACCTCACGGCCCCGGAACCCGTACCTCCCGCCCCGGCCGTACCCGAGCCGGACGACCCGTCACGCTCGACGTACCCGCTGCGTCCGTCGCGCCCGTCGCAGGGGGACCTCGCCGGCTGGCGTGACCTGCTGTCCGTGCCGGTCGATCAACTGATCGCGGATACGGTCCGCGCCCTGCCCGCCACCGCGCCGCGCGAGCGCCCGCTCCCCGGGCGCCTCGGTGCGGTACTGCCCGACCGGCTCCACTCCTGGCGGCGCATCGGACAACCCGATGTGCGGCCCTCCACCCATCTCGCCCATGCGCGGCAGATCCTGACCGAGTGGGGCTGGCAGAACACCCCGTACCGGCTTCGCAACGCGAGGGGCGCCCGCTGTGTCTGCGGTGCCATGCTCACCGCGCACCGCCTCGGATACGGCTCGCCGGCCACCGTCGACCGGGCCGGCGCCTGGCTGATCACCGAGCTCCGCTCGCAGGGCTGGACCGGGTTGATCGGACCGTGGAACCGGTGCCCCGGACGTACGGCCGCAGACGCCCTCGCCCTGATCGACGCCACCGTCAACCGCGCCGCCCGCGCCGGGCAGTGA
- a CDS encoding helix-turn-helix transcriptional regulator, translated as MPEKPGGTEITEQAGLHGHGLAQPRRRQIRQHLGRHRPATATPLARALGPDTAATGHHLREPARYGCVADDVPPEPGARRPGDGSGPGNNTADDNGKETDAL; from the coding sequence ATGCCAGAGAAGCCCGGTGGTACCGAGATCACGGAGCAGGCGGGCCTCCACGGACACGGCCTGGCCCAGCCGCGACGCCGGCAGATCCGTCAGCACCTGGGCAGGCACCGCCCCGCGACGGCCACGCCCCTCGCACGCGCCCTGGGCCCGGACACCGCGGCCACCGGCCACCACCTGCGCGAGCCGGCCCGCTACGGCTGCGTGGCCGACGACGTGCCTCCGGAGCCCGGCGCACGCAGGCCCGGTGACGGCAGCGGCCCGGGCAACAACACCGCAGACGACAACGGAAAAGAGACGGACGCATTATGA
- a CDS encoding DUF3046 domain-containing protein, whose protein sequence is MRLTIFWERMADHFGAGYADSFARDHVMAELGGRTVHQALAAGWEAKDVWRGVCTAVGIPADKR, encoded by the coding sequence ATGCGGTTGACGATTTTCTGGGAACGGATGGCGGACCACTTCGGCGCGGGCTACGCCGACTCCTTCGCGCGCGACCATGTGATGGCCGAGCTCGGCGGGCGCACGGTGCATCAGGCGCTGGCCGCCGGCTGGGAGGCCAAGGACGTCTGGCGCGGAGTCTGCACGGCGGTCGGCATCCCCGCGGACAAGCGCTGA
- the recX gene encoding recombination regulator RecX, with protein sequence MTRRTEWPGSAAESGAGPGPESAAGPDPESDPSYEPAAGAGRGRGSDSGSGFGEGGGRRSRSRSRSSGSPSSSRAEKGEPRDPVEQARNICLRLLTGTPRTRKQLADALRKREIPDEAAEEVLSRFEDVGLIDDAAFADAWVESRHHGRGLARRALVRELRTKGVDAAVIDEAVGQLDPDQEEATARELVARKLRSTRGLDRDKRLRRLAGMLARKGYGEGMALRVVRGVLEEEGEDTEGLDDPF encoded by the coding sequence GTGACGCGTCGTACGGAGTGGCCGGGCAGCGCCGCCGAATCCGGCGCCGGACCCGGCCCCGAATCCGCCGCCGGACCCGATCCCGAGTCCGATCCTTCCTACGAGCCGGCTGCGGGGGCCGGCCGAGGCAGGGGGTCGGATTCGGGCTCCGGATTCGGTGAGGGGGGCGGGCGCCGTTCCCGATCCCGTTCCAGAAGCAGCGGCTCCCCCTCCTCGTCGAGGGCCGAGAAGGGGGAGCCGCGAGACCCTGTCGAGCAGGCGCGCAACATCTGTCTGCGGCTGCTCACCGGGACGCCGCGCACCCGCAAGCAGCTCGCGGACGCCCTGCGCAAACGGGAGATCCCCGACGAGGCCGCCGAAGAAGTGCTCTCGCGCTTCGAGGATGTCGGACTGATCGACGATGCCGCGTTCGCCGATGCCTGGGTGGAATCCCGGCATCACGGCCGAGGGCTCGCCCGCCGCGCACTCGTCCGTGAGCTGCGGACCAAGGGGGTGGACGCGGCAGTGATCGACGAAGCCGTCGGCCAGCTCGACCCGGATCAGGAGGAGGCGACGGCGCGCGAACTCGTCGCGCGCAAACTCCGCTCCACCCGGGGGCTGGACCGCGACAAGCGACTGCGCAGGCTTGCCGGCATGCTCGCCCGCAAGGGGTACGGGGAGGGAATGGCCCTGCGTGTGGTGCGCGGGGTACTCGAAGAGGAGGGCGAGGACACCGAAGGGCTGGACGATCCCTTCTGA